The genome window GCTTTAAACGAACAGGAAGGGCTTTATACCTTATACCTGCGCGGTGCGAAAGCCGGACAAAAGCTGGAAGAACGCCGGATCATTTCCTGCGTCAGCCGCTGCTTAAATATTTATGCTGACTATGCCGCGGTTTTAGCCTGCGCCGAAAATCCGGAGCTGCGCTATATTACCTGCAACACGACCGAAGCCGGGATTGTTTACGACCCCGACTGTAAGCTTGAGGATACGCCGCCGAAAAGCTATCCGGCCAAATTGACCCAATTTTTATACCGCCGCTTCAAAACCTTTGGCCCCGGCAGCAAAGGCTTTATTATTCTGGCCTGCGAGCTGATTGACGACAACGGCCGCCTGCTCCACCAATATGTTCTGGACTATGCCCGGCAATGGGGTTTGGAAAAGGAATTTATAGACTGGCTGCAAACGGAAAACATTTTTTGCTCCACTCTGGTTGACCGGATTGTAACCGGCTATCCGGCCGGAGAAAGTGCCGCACTGGAAGCGGCTAACGGTTACCGGGACCAGGTTCTGGATACCGGCGAATTGTTCGGCCTGTGGGTGATTGAAGGCCCGGCTTGGCTGAAAGAAGAATTGCCCTTTGCCGAAGCCGGTTTGCCGGTTTTAATCACCGATGACCATAAGCCTTACAAGGAAAGGAAAGTCCGCATCCTAAACGGTGCCCACACCGCCGTTTCTCTGGGTGCGTATCTGGCCGGTCAGGATTTTGTCGGCGACTGTCTGCGGGAAGATATTATCCGCAATTTTATGCACCGCCTCATTTATCAGGAAATCATTCCCACGCTGTCTTTGCCGGCAGCTGACTGTACCGCCTTTGCCGACGCAGTCTTGGAGCGGTTTCAAAATCCTTTTATCCGGCATTCCCTGCTGGCTATCAGCCTGAATTCAACTGCTAAATGGAAAGCCCGGCTGCTGCCGTCCCTAAAGACCTCCCTCCGGCTGACACATCAGCTGCCGCCCTGTCTGACCGCTGCTTTTGCCTTTTATCTGGCGTTTTATCACGGTCAGGAAATGACGGCTGACGGGCTGCGCAGCCAGCGTCAGACCGGTTCATACCTGATCAAAGATGATCCGGCTGTTTTGCAGTTTTTTGCCGCTCAAAAAGACGCTGAAATCACGGATTATGTCAATGCCGTCTGTCGCCGCACCGACTTTTGGGGCGAGGACTTAAGCGCGCTGCCCGGACTAACTGCCGCTGTCAGCGAATACCTGAATATCATTCACAAGCAAGGTGTTTTAGCCGTGATGCAGGACTGCCTGCTTTAAGCACGCTGCCCGGACTAACTGCCGCTGTCAGCGAACACCTAATATTATTCACAATCAAGACATTTTAGCCGTGATGCAGGACTGCCTGCTCCCAGCCAAAAACAAAGCAAAGGGCTATTGCATAATAAGGATTCGTCTCCAGATATTGTGTTAAACTTTCAATATCTGGGACAATGCCTTAAAGTGCAACAGCCCCTTTAATATTCGGGCCGCAAACAGAAAATGTCTGATTCGACCTCAAATGGGGTATTCCGTGAGTCACTAACGTAAAGAACTGCTCTGGCCGATACTCGTTATTTACCTGTCAATCATTGCCGGGTCAACGATTCGCACGGCTTTGGGAATGTATTTTTCCCGGCGAAAATGCTTCTCACGGCTTTTGATCGCCAGAAAACTAAGTGCTGTCAGGCCGAAACCCAACGCAATCGCCACCAACTCCTTCTGCGCCGGGAAAAGTGCTTCTCCCAAAAAACTGCCGCCGATAATACCCAACAGCAGAAAGATCAACGGAATACCATATAAAATACTGACTGCCGACAAAAAGCTGTCGCCATCCAGCCGAATCTCAACCATATCATTCTTTTGGGCGGCGCAAAGATTCAGAGCCTGGAGCTTTAAAGTCTGGCTCTCGGCGCCCATGCTGCAGGCATGGCAGGAGCCGCAGGCAGCGTTCCTGACCATACGCAGGATAACTTGATCGTCTTTTACCTCTATTACTTGTCCTACTTCCATTTGATTCCCTCTCATCTTTAACTCAATATGTCAAAAGTTACCGTTCAGCCAAATCTCACTATGCTTATCTAACCCGTTGATATCAGGCATTAGTGTCCGCTTGTTGCTTACAGTTCAGACAAGCAGATAATAATACTTACTATGGCCGGAGAGCTTGCTCTCCAAGGGCATAGTAAGTATTATTATCTATTTGCGGAACGCACACACTCATAATTCGCTGCAAGCGAATTATGAGTGCAGTTTGGCTGAACTGTAAGCAACTCTCGAATCACTTCGCCGGCCAGATAAAAACCGGCCACCGGGGGGACAAAGCTGATCGATGCCGGTATTTTTTGTTTTAGCACTGGTTCTGCTGTCGAAAACACGACTTTTACGTCTGTAATTCCCCGGGCTTTTAATTCCCGACGCATCACTTTAGCCAGTGGACAGACTGTCGTCCGCGTAATATCAGCGATTTGAAATCTGGTATTGTCCAGCTGATTGCCGGTGCCCAAGCAAACAATAATCGGAATATTTTTGCTTTTGGCGTCTGCAATCAGCTGCAATTTGGCCGTGACATTATCAATCGCATCCACCACATAATCGCAGCCGCTGATATCAATCTGGCCGGCCTTTAAGTAAAATTCTGGTCGGACATCAATCCGCAGGTCAGGATTAATGTCCAGACAGCGCTGCCTGGCTGCTTCTACCTTAAGCTTCCCGACCGTTGAATGCAGTGCATAAAGCTGCCGGTTCAGGTTCGTTTCCTCAATGACGTCCTTATCGACCAGCAAAAGGCTGCCGATTCCAGCTCTGGCTAAAGCTTCCGCCGCAAACGAACCAACCCCGCCCAAACCAAAAACCGCCACTTTCTTTTGGCGCAGCGTCTGCACCCCCGTTTCACCAATCAGTGCCGCCGTCCGGTCAAATTGTGAGGTCATCTGCCTTCTCTTCCTTTCTGCCTAAGATTTTTCTGTTTGTTTTCTTATGCTAAATCCTCCGGTGCAATTGCGATAGACGGATAATGATTTAATTTGGTTAAATCCGTATCCAGCGGCACACTGTAAACCATATAATAATTCTGCGGATTTTCTTGGGTTAATTCTGCCAGCTTTTTTTCAGCCGCTGCTCTGTCCTGCGTGGCGTAAACCACCGAAACCACACCGATATTTTTATCCGCTTCTTTCTCCACCCCGCCGCACAGGATTAGCTTTAATTTGGCTTCTCCGTTTAAACCTTGTTGAACATAGGTTTCATAATCCATATCACCCTCCGCCGTAAAGCCGTTTTGTTCCTACAGGCAAATTTGCTTTTCCCGGCGCTCACTTGCCTGCAAACAATTCAAAGTAATTGTCTGTTCTTTTATTTTATCTTGTTTTTTATGATTTGACAATAGAGAAAACAAGGGAAATTTAATATTTGAGCGAAGATTATCCGTTCCCACCATCCCCCGCCTGCCTGACTGCCGCCAAATAATCCCGCAGCACCAGTTCCCGCTCTTCCTTCATCATTTCCATTTGCAGAAAGAGCCGTGCCTGTTTTTGAAAGAGTTTTCTAAAAAAATCCAAATCTTGCAAGCCGTCTTTATCCCTAAGTGGTAAATAGCAAAACCGCCATTCGCCGCTTTCCGGAAAATAGGCTGCCGCGCCTGGCCCGATTTGCAGTCCTTCGGTTGTTAACAGGTATTCCGGTAAAGTTCGCTCCAATTCCAGAAGCTGACGAACATAGGCTTCCGGCTGCTCCATTACCTGTCTTTCACCAAGCTCTGCCGCCGTAAGGTCAAAATCTAAAATTGCCTGCCCGCCCTGCCAATGAAGCACCGGCCTGTGCAAGCCTTTAATATCACAGTATTGCAGCATTTTCAGTTCATATTCTTTCAGTTCCGTCCGGGCAAAGCAAAAGCGCTTCACTTTCCGTCCTCCGCAGTTCAAAAGTATTTCACCTGATTTCGGCCAAATCAGTGGTTCTCTTTTCTCTTCGTTTCTATTCTCTGTTTTTTCCTCTGCCTTCCCCTCTGTCCGGTTCATTGCTGCCTCCTTACTCGCTCAATTTTCCCCATATTTTTCCCCTCTTTTCTTTTTTCCTTTTTTTCTCCTATTTTCTCCTATTGAAAGCTTTTTCCTTTTCTTACAAATACGCAGCCAACCAAAAGCCTGATTCATGTTTGTGAAAAGATGCTGCCCATCAGGATTTCCGCACCCCGGGCGATTACCGTTTCGTGCTTCCGACCAAAGGCATGGACTCGCATAAATTGCGCTCTCGCCGGCGTCATCATTCATTGTTGTTTGCCGCCGGCGAAAATCTCTCGGATTCTGCGTTTTTTCGGCGTTTATTATGGTTTTGGCTGCGCACCCAGTTCTTTAATATCAATTCCGTTAAAAATACTGTCTAGCAGCCTAAAAATCTGGACTTTAAAGGCAAACGCCAGCGCTACGATTACCACGATGATTAAAGCAATCTCGACAATGCCCATGCCCTTATTATTGCCTAAAACCTGCCTAATTCGTCCTAAAGACTGCTGCTGCCAAACAAGCCACCGGCATTGCTGCCGCAGCACCCAATTCCTGCTGTTTTCATAGCTTTTCTGCCTTTTTGTTTTCATTGCCTTTCCTCCTTGCTTGCGTATCCGTTTACCTATGTTTTACACTTAATGTAAACCGACCCTTATATCCTCTCAAAGGCCGGAAACATCGTTAAAATAATGATAATTATCAGGAACAGCAGCATCGGAAACAGCAGGCGCGAGGTTGTTTTCTGCATATACTCATGCCCCTGCCGCAGCCGATCGGCAAATAGCTTATCTTTTAGCTGTTCCAAATACAAAATGCTTTGCTCATCCCCTCTTTCCTGCGCCATCAGCAGCAGCCGCTCAAACTGCTGAATATCCGGCAGCGGACAAACCCGATAAAACACCTGAATCACGGCAGCAAACGGCTCCTGATGATATAGTCCCTGTCGGCAGGTGTCCAGTGCCAGTACAAACTCCGGACCAAAACCGGCCGTGCTGCCGCAAATGCCGCTGATTGCTGCAAACGGACTCTTGCCGCATTTTAAGAGCAGTACCAAATGCTGCATCATTTGAGTAAAATCCCTTAAATATCTTTTTTCCCGCTCTTTTTGCTTTTCCCGAGCCGCCGCCCGCGACAAAATAGATAAAAATAGGACGGCAATCACAAAGCCCAACATCATACCGCCAAAACTGCCCCCGCTTTGCAGCGCTGTCCAGTGCAGCCGCCCGCCCGCTACTTCTCCCGGTAAGATCAACTCCGGTGTTTTCTCCTTCTCTAAGTTTGTAATTACCAGTTTTAACTGTTTCGTTAAGAGTTTTTGGACATATTCTTCCGTAAAATCTTCTGCCCGCAAGGTTTCCGCAACTTCGACCGCGGCTCTTTCCTCCTGATACCGCAAAACCGCTCTGATTTTGATTTCTCTTTGCCGCTTCGTCCGAAACAGTTCAAAATAATTCCACTCTCCTTCCGCCAAAAATAAATCTGCCGGCTGGTATTGATATTCCACCTCAATCCCCCGCCACCGGTTTGGCAAGTATCTGGCTTTTTCAATTTTGGCTTTCCCATCCCGCTGCAATATTTTCACCTGAAACTCAGCCGCTGCTGCCTCTAATTTGCGGCGAATAATTTCTCTCGCCTCGTCCTTTGTCCCTAAATGAATCGGCAAACTTCCGGAAAACTGCTTTTCTCCCTGATACCGATAGCTTAAAACCACATTTTTCTCCGCTTCCTGAAAATCCGGCCGCGCCAGTGCGCTGATTTTTTGATTGTCCCGGCTGCAAAAAGAGAGCAGCCCGATCAGCGGCAGAAGCAGCAGTAAAATCAAAATCTCCCTTTTCTTTTCCGGAAAAAAGAATTGCAGCACCGCCCGTGCTTTATCTCGTATTTTTTCCATCTCTTCCCCCTTTCGTCCAGTATTTTTCTGCTTCCCGGACTTAACAACTCAATTTTCCCATAGTCTTTTTTGGCACTATCCCGCTTGGAAAGCGGGTACATGGACTCACTCTCGCGAGTTGCTTCGCAAATCGCATTCCGTTCCTGCCCGCCGCCGAAAGGCGTAGCCTTTCTGGAAACAACGAGCCTAAAAAAGACTGTTCTGTCGAACATAGGAAAGTGGCACACATTTCTGCGCGGGCGCGCATCCTGCCCTGGTCGAAAGCTCCGCTTTCTGCGCGGGCGCGCATCCTGCCAAAACTATATCTCTATCTGCGTCATACTGTAACATAAATATGCCGCCAAAAGATAAATCCCCAAACACACCCCCATCACCATCCGGCCCTGCAAGGTCTGATACATCACCTGCCGAAAATTGGGCGAAAGCGCCTTCAAATAAAGGAGCAGAAACGGAACGAATAAAGTCAGCAGCCGGCTTTCGTATTTAACCTTGGTCAGCATACTGCTGATTTCTTTTTCCATTTGCAGCTTTTTTTGAATTTGAATCAGGCTGTTCTGCATCAGTTCATGCAAGTTGCCGCCGCTTTGCAGACTGGATTCCAGTGCCGCCGTAAAATATTTCAATCCTTCCATCGGCTTCTTTTCGGCCAGTTCGCTAAAAATATCGGCTGCCGAAACATTCATCTCCAGCTTCTGAACTATCCAATCCTCAGCCGCAAACAGTCCCCCGCCGCGCAGCGCCTCGCTCATCCCTGACTCCAGCGATCGGCCTAAACGAATCTGACTGTCCAATTCCGTTAAATACTTGCCAAAATCCTCCTCCCATTTTTGCTTTCGCCTTTGCTCCATTTCCTCGGCTGCCC of Lachnospiraceae bacterium oral taxon 500 contains these proteins:
- a CDS encoding tagaturonate reductase (catalyzes the formation of D-tagaturonate from D-altronate); this translates as MKQLSYSLLREQGYSGYLLKQAPERVIQFGEGNFMRAFVDYFIDILNEKTGFNSKVVLVQPIPRASGFDPGTALNEQEGLYTLYLRGAKAGQKLEERRIISCVSRCLNIYADYAAVLACAENPELRYITCNTTEAGIVYDPDCKLEDTPPKSYPAKLTQFLYRRFKTFGPGSKGFIILACELIDDNGRLLHQYVLDYARQWGLEKEFIDWLQTENIFCSTLVDRIVTGYPAGESAALEAANGYRDQVLDTGELFGLWVIEGPAWLKEELPFAEAGLPVLITDDHKPYKERKVRILNGAHTAVSLGAYLAGQDFVGDCLREDIIRNFMHRLIYQEIIPTLSLPAADCTAFADAVLERFQNPFIRHSLLAISLNSTAKWKARLLPSLKTSLRLTHQLPPCLTAAFAFYLAFYHGQEMTADGLRSQRQTGSYLIKDDPAVLQFFAAQKDAEITDYVNAVCRRTDFWGEDLSALPGLTAAVSEYLNIIHKQGVLAVMQDCLL
- a CDS encoding tRNA threonylcarbamoyladenosine dehydratase, which encodes MTSQFDRTAALIGETGVQTLRQKKVAVFGLGGVGSFAAEALARAGIGSLLLVDKDVIEETNLNRQLYALHSTVGKLKVEAARQRCLDINPDLRIDVRPEFYLKAGQIDISGCDYVVDAIDNVTAKLQLIADAKSKNIPIIVCLGTGNQLDNTRFQIADITRTTVCPLAKVMRRELKARGITDVKVVFSTAEPVLKQKIPASISFVPPVAGFYLAGEVIRELLTVQPNCTHNSLAANYECVRSANR